Genomic segment of Calditrichota bacterium:
TCAAAGCCACGCTGAAGAAAAAATTGGACGTTGATTTTAAGCCGTACAAAATTTTGGGCGCCTGCAATCCGCCATTTGCTTATAAATCTTTGCTGGCAGAAGAACAGATCGGGTTGATGTTACCGTGTAACGTAATTGTTTATGTCAACGATAATGACGAAACTATCGTCGCCGCGATTGATCCCGCTGCTTCGATGAAGGCTGTGGAAAATTCGGAATTGGCTGA
This window contains:
- a CDS encoding DUF302 domain-containing protein — translated: MQQTNYAFTKKIDLSYEQAIEKVTEALKKEGFGILTEIDVKATLKKKLDVDFKPYKILGACNPPFAYKSLLAEEQIGLMLPCNVIVYVNDNDETIVAAIDPAASMKAVENSELAEVAETIQNKLKSVIEKL